The following are from one region of the Quercus robur chromosome 1, dhQueRobu3.1, whole genome shotgun sequence genome:
- the LOC126724914 gene encoding ras-related protein RABA4b-like, whose protein sequence is MASQGKEGYGVSEQRIDCEFKVVLIGDFEIGKCETLVLFERKETEPGTFIVKYETQTLQIEKKSVKANISGIIPTKQNNIDSNADYADGVILVYDITNHTTFECMTPFLEELRRHAKKRERQDIILIGNKSESPSRSVTKEEAQELAEKNNLIFREMPALEGTNFDKALEDLLTQLVNNTGTNTASNTGTNTATITTTSTTTSNTTTNDNTNNWNLTVHVNIGK, encoded by the exons atggCAAGCCAAGGTAAAGAAGGATATGGAGTTTCGGAACAAAGGATTGATTGTGAATTCAAGGTGGTGCTGATAGGAGACTTTGAGATTGGGAAGTGTGAGACACTGGTACTTTTTGAACGCAAAGAGACTGAACCTGGTACATTCATTGTCAAGTACGAGACCCAAACCCTTCAAATCGAGAAAAAGAGTGTCAAGGCCAATATCTCGGGCATCATTCCCACAAAACA AAACAATATAGATTCAAATGCAGATTATGCTGATGGGGTAATACTGGTTTATGACATAACTAATCACACGACTTTTGAGTGCATGACTCCTTTCCTGGAAGAGCTGCGTCGCCAtgcaaagaagagagagagacaagatATCATTCTGATAGGGAACAAAAGTGAGTCACCAAGTCGTAGCGTTACAAAAGAGGAAGCTCAAGAATTGGCTGAGAAGAACAATTTGATTTTCCGGGAGATGCCGGCATTGGAAGGAACTAATTTTGATAAAGCCTTAGAGGATTTGTTGACACAGCTTGTGAACAATACCGGCACCAATACTGCCTCCAATACCGGCACCAATACcgccaccatcaccaccacctctACCACCACCTCCAATACCACCACCAACGATAATACCAACAATTGGAATCTCACTGTTCATGTAAACATAGGGAAATAA
- the LOC126730221 gene encoding uncharacterized protein LOC126730221, whose amino-acid sequence MADDVINGLENMKLTVDEEEVIKITEEGRLEEIESCNLSLIGKFLTCKAFNKMAAKTTIRRAWGLENQLHILEVGPNLFQFKFNSEFNMIRVLRGGPWTFDNQLLMIKRWHKGMTATNIKWDTASI is encoded by the coding sequence ATGGCGGACGATGTAATCAATGGGTTGGAGAATATGAAACTTACCGTGGATGAAGAGGAAGTTATTAAGATAACGGAAGAAGGAAGACTTGAAGAGATTGAGAGCTGTAATCTGAGTCTCATTGGTAAATTTCTAACATGCAAAGCTTTCAACAAAATGGCAGCAAAGACTACCATACGTCGAGCTTGGGGATTGGAGAATCAACTTCACATTCTAGAGGTGGGTCCAAACTTGTTCCAGTTCAAGTTTAACAGTGAATTTAACATGATCAGGGTACTGAGAGGGGGGCCATGGACCTTTGACAACCAACTTCTTATGATTAAAAGGTGGCATAAGGGAATGACTGCAACGAATATCAAATGGGATACTGCTTCCATTTAG